Proteins found in one Streptomyces sp. CB09001 genomic segment:
- a CDS encoding FAD:protein FMN transferase: MADTGAGSAQAPAAVRHVEEAMGTVFSFDVRGGEPAAVRAALDEAVAGLHRADEVFSTYRDGSQISRLARGELTVAACAPEVAEVLELAAEAERVSDGWFSTRYRGRLDPTGIVKGWAVERAARGIEAVVAGVSGVSVNGGGDVQLLGTPGAARPWRVGVSDPLRPGGLAAVVSAAGAAELAVATSGSAERGAHVVDPRTGRSAVTDLLSVTVVASRLTWADCWATAAFAMGAREGLRWLESLEGVEALLITAGDEVRCTGGLAARLG, translated from the coding sequence GTGGCTGACACCGGAGCCGGGTCCGCACAGGCTCCCGCCGCGGTGCGTCATGTGGAGGAGGCGATGGGGACCGTCTTCTCCTTCGACGTCCGCGGCGGGGAACCCGCGGCCGTACGGGCGGCGCTGGACGAGGCGGTCGCCGGGCTGCACCGGGCCGACGAGGTGTTCAGTACGTACCGGGACGGCAGCCAGATCTCCCGGCTGGCGCGCGGGGAACTGACCGTCGCCGCGTGCGCGCCGGAGGTCGCCGAGGTGCTGGAGCTGGCGGCCGAGGCGGAGCGGGTGAGCGACGGCTGGTTCAGCACGCGGTACCGGGGCCGGCTCGACCCGACCGGGATCGTCAAGGGCTGGGCCGTGGAGCGCGCCGCACGGGGGATCGAGGCGGTGGTCGCCGGTGTGAGCGGCGTCAGTGTCAACGGTGGCGGGGACGTGCAGTTGCTCGGGACACCGGGAGCGGCGAGGCCGTGGCGGGTCGGGGTGTCCGACCCGCTGCGGCCGGGCGGGCTCGCGGCGGTGGTCTCGGCGGCGGGGGCGGCGGAGCTGGCCGTGGCCACGTCCGGTTCCGCCGAGCGGGGCGCGCATGTCGTCGACCCGCGCACCGGGCGCTCGGCGGTGACCGACCTGTTGTCCGTGACGGTCGTGGCGTCCCGGCTGACGTGGGCGGACTGCTGGGCGACGGCGGCGTTCGCGATGGGGGCGCGGGAGGGGTTGCGGTGGCTGGAGTCGCTGGAGGGGGTGGAGGCGCTGCTGATCACCGCGGGGGACGAGGTGCGGTGCACGGGAGGACTGGCGGCTCGTTTGGGCTGA
- the argB gene encoding acetylglutamate kinase: MSNGTSNGPTRKHTALPKAQILIEALPWLTRHHGKTVVIKFGGNAMIDEDLKAAFAQDVVFLRHAGLKPVVVHGGGPQISAALDRHGIVSEFKAGLRVTTEDAMDVVRMVLAGQVQRELVGLLNQHGPLAVGLTGEDAHTLTATKHRPEIDGEPVDIGRVGEITEIDTGAIEALLADGRIPVVSSIARSQDDHHVYNVNADTAAAALAAALGAETLMVLTDVEGLYEDWPDSDEVISRLTASELEKLLPDLSSGMVPKMEGCLHAVRGGVTTARVIDGRVQHSILLEIFTDEGIGTMVVPDEQGES; this comes from the coding sequence ATGAGCAACGGAACGAGCAACGGACCCACGCGGAAGCACACCGCGCTCCCCAAGGCCCAGATCCTCATCGAGGCGCTGCCCTGGCTGACCCGGCACCACGGCAAGACCGTCGTCATCAAGTTCGGCGGCAACGCCATGATCGACGAGGACCTCAAGGCCGCCTTCGCCCAGGACGTCGTCTTCCTGCGCCACGCCGGCCTCAAGCCCGTCGTCGTACACGGCGGCGGACCGCAGATCAGCGCCGCCCTCGACAGGCACGGCATCGTCAGCGAGTTCAAGGCCGGCCTGCGCGTCACCACCGAGGACGCCATGGACGTCGTACGGATGGTGCTGGCCGGGCAGGTGCAGCGGGAGCTGGTCGGGCTGCTCAACCAGCACGGACCGCTCGCCGTCGGCCTCACCGGCGAGGACGCGCACACCCTCACCGCCACCAAGCACCGGCCCGAGATCGACGGCGAGCCCGTCGACATCGGCCGGGTCGGCGAGATCACCGAGATCGACACCGGCGCCATCGAGGCACTGCTGGCCGACGGCCGCATCCCGGTCGTCTCGTCCATCGCCCGCTCCCAGGACGACCACCATGTCTACAACGTCAATGCTGATACGGCGGCTGCGGCACTCGCTGCGGCACTCGGCGCCGAGACTCTCATGGTCCTCACCGACGTGGAGGGCCTCTACGAGGACTGGCCGGACTCCGACGAGGTGATCAGCCGCCTCACCGCCTCCGAGCTGGAGAAACTGCTGCCCGACCTGTCCAGCGGCATGGTGCCGAAGATGGAGGGCTGCCTGCACGCCGTACGCGGCGGCGTCACCACCGCCCGCGTCATCGACGGCCGGGTCCAGCACTCGATCCTGCTGGAGATCTTCACCGACGAGGGGATCGGCACGATGGTCGTGCCGGACGAACAGGGGGAGTCGTGA
- the argH gene encoding argininosuccinate lyase: MSSNSGDVRLWGGRFADGPAEALAKLSASVHFDWRLAPYDIAGSRAHARVLHKAGLLTEDELTRMIAGLDRLEADVADGSFTGTIADEDVHTALERGLLERLGPDLGGKLRAGRSRNDQVATLFRMYLRDHARTVGSLIADLQDALIGLAEAHPDVAMPGRTHLQHAQPVLFAHHVLAHAQSLGRDAERLRQWDERTAVSPYGSGALAGSSLGLDPEAVARDLGFEHGSAGNSIDGTASRDFVAEFAFITAMIGVNVSRIAEEIIIWNTKEFSFVTLHDAFSTGSSIMPQKKNPDIAELARGKSGRLIGNLTGLMATLKALPLAYNRDLQEDKEPVFDSIDQLEVLLPAFTGMMATLTVHRERMEELAPAGFSLATDIAEWLVRQGVPFRVAHEVAGECVKVAEADGKELDELTDEQFAKISEHLTPEVRTVLDVPGALASRDGRGGTAPSAVAVQLAEVKADVAAQHAWADAKK, from the coding sequence GTGAGCAGCAACAGCGGTGACGTCCGGCTCTGGGGCGGCCGTTTCGCCGACGGTCCCGCCGAGGCCCTGGCGAAGCTGTCCGCGTCCGTCCACTTCGACTGGCGGCTCGCGCCCTACGACATCGCCGGCTCGCGCGCCCACGCGCGCGTGCTGCACAAGGCGGGCCTGCTCACCGAGGACGAGCTGACCCGGATGATCGCCGGGCTCGACCGGCTGGAGGCGGACGTCGCCGACGGCTCCTTCACCGGCACCATCGCCGACGAGGACGTCCACACGGCCCTGGAGCGCGGGCTGCTGGAGCGGCTCGGTCCCGACCTCGGCGGCAAGCTCCGCGCCGGCCGGTCCCGCAACGACCAGGTGGCGACCCTCTTCCGGATGTACCTGCGCGACCACGCCCGGACCGTCGGCTCCCTGATCGCCGACCTCCAGGACGCGCTGATCGGCCTCGCCGAGGCCCACCCGGACGTGGCCATGCCCGGCCGCACCCACCTCCAGCACGCCCAGCCGGTGCTCTTCGCCCACCACGTGCTCGCCCACGCCCAGTCGCTGGGCCGGGACGCGGAGCGGCTGCGCCAGTGGGACGAGCGCACGGCCGTCTCCCCGTACGGTTCGGGCGCGCTCGCGGGCAGCAGCCTCGGTCTGGACCCGGAGGCCGTCGCCCGCGACCTGGGCTTCGAGCACGGCAGCGCCGGCAACTCCATCGACGGGACGGCCTCGCGCGACTTCGTCGCCGAGTTCGCCTTCATCACCGCCATGATCGGCGTCAACGTCTCCCGGATCGCCGAGGAGATCATCATCTGGAACACGAAGGAGTTCTCCTTCGTGACCCTGCACGACGCCTTCTCCACCGGCTCCTCGATCATGCCGCAGAAGAAGAACCCCGACATCGCCGAGCTGGCCCGCGGCAAGTCCGGGCGGCTGATCGGCAACCTGACCGGCCTGATGGCGACCCTCAAGGCGCTCCCGCTCGCGTACAACCGCGACCTCCAGGAGGACAAGGAGCCGGTCTTCGACTCCATCGACCAGCTGGAGGTCCTGCTCCCCGCCTTTACCGGCATGATGGCCACCCTCACCGTGCACCGCGAGCGGATGGAGGAGCTGGCCCCGGCCGGGTTCTCGCTCGCCACCGACATCGCCGAGTGGCTGGTCAGGCAGGGTGTGCCGTTCCGCGTCGCGCACGAGGTGGCCGGCGAGTGCGTCAAGGTCGCCGAGGCCGACGGCAAGGAGCTGGACGAGCTGACCGACGAGCAGTTCGCCAAGATCTCCGAGCACCTCACCCCCGAGGTGCGCACCGTCCTCGACGTCCCCGGCGCCCTCGCCTCCCGCGACGGCCGCGGCGGCACGGCGCCCAGCGCGGTCGCCGTCCAGCTCGCCGAGGTGAAGGCGGACGTGGCGGCCCAGCACGCCTGGGCGGACGCCAAGAAGTAG
- a CDS encoding ferredoxin reductase family protein: protein MTTTLAGGRAARRQTMRRIRPRRSPAVPLLLAVWAGAAGVLWLWWRNTPAISDDTGRILGAGRITGLLAGYLMALVVLQMARVPALERRVGSDRVARWHAMTGRYTLCLVLAHVFLIMWGYAAQAGRGLGDITAQTVDSVNQLPDMGKAAVGTGLLVVIGLLSVGPVRRRIPYDAWYHVHLLTYATVFLTFWHQLTTGNEFAVEPLAKTVWYVLYGSVTALVLWYRVLTPLRLNLRHRLRVEAVIEETPGIVSVLIGGRRLHRMGAEAGQFFRWRFLAPGMRFSSHPYSLSAAPRPDMLRITVKAIGDHSARLRELTPGTRVWAEGPYGALTAQRRSRGKVLLVAGGVGITPMRALFETLPGASGDITLLYRANSTQDLALWDELAGIADERGARLMYAVNSPGGERPDISAETLARKIPDVERHDVFLCGPPGFAQSVFEALRGAGVPARRIHHESFEM, encoded by the coding sequence GTGACCACCACGCTCGCCGGCGGCCGTGCCGCCCGCCGTCAGACGATGCGGCGCATCCGTCCGCGCCGCTCCCCCGCCGTCCCCCTGCTGCTCGCCGTGTGGGCGGGCGCGGCGGGCGTGTTGTGGCTGTGGTGGCGCAACACGCCCGCCATCTCCGACGACACCGGCAGGATCCTCGGCGCGGGCCGGATCACCGGTCTGCTGGCCGGGTACCTGATGGCGCTGGTGGTGCTCCAGATGGCCCGGGTCCCGGCGCTGGAGCGCCGCGTCGGGTCCGACCGGGTGGCCCGCTGGCACGCCATGACCGGCCGCTACACCCTCTGTCTGGTCCTGGCCCACGTCTTCCTGATCATGTGGGGCTACGCGGCGCAGGCCGGCCGGGGCCTCGGCGACATCACCGCGCAGACGGTCGACTCCGTGAACCAGCTGCCGGACATGGGCAAGGCCGCCGTCGGCACCGGCCTGCTGGTCGTCATCGGGCTCCTGTCCGTCGGCCCCGTCCGCCGCCGGATCCCGTACGACGCCTGGTACCACGTGCACCTGCTCACCTACGCGACGGTGTTCCTGACCTTCTGGCACCAGCTGACCACCGGCAACGAGTTCGCCGTCGAGCCGCTCGCCAAGACCGTCTGGTACGTGCTGTACGGCTCGGTGACCGCGCTGGTGCTCTGGTATCGGGTGCTGACCCCCCTCCGGCTCAACCTGCGGCACCGGTTGCGGGTGGAGGCGGTGATCGAGGAGACGCCCGGCATCGTGTCGGTGCTCATCGGCGGGCGCCGGCTGCACCGGATGGGCGCGGAGGCCGGGCAGTTCTTCCGCTGGCGGTTCCTGGCGCCGGGGATGCGGTTCAGCTCCCACCCGTACTCGCTGTCGGCGGCGCCGCGCCCGGACATGCTGCGGATCACCGTGAAGGCGATCGGCGACCACAGCGCCCGGCTGCGCGAGCTGACGCCGGGCACCCGGGTGTGGGCGGAGGGCCCGTACGGCGCCCTGACCGCCCAGCGTCGCAGCCGCGGCAAGGTGCTGCTGGTGGCGGGCGGGGTGGGGATCACGCCGATGCGGGCGCTGTTCGAGACGCTGCCGGGCGCGTCCGGCGACATCACGCTGCTCTACCGGGCCAACAGCACCCAGGACCTGGCGCTGTGGGACGAGCTGGCCGGGATCGCCGACGAGCGCGGGGCCCGGCTGATGTACGCGGTCAACAGTCCGGGCGGGGAGCGCCCGGACATCTCGGCCGAGACCCTGGCCCGCAAGATCCCGGACGTCGAGCGCCACGACGTCTTCCTGTGCGGGCCGCCCGGCTTCGCCCAGTCGGTGTTCGAGGCACTGCGCGGCGCGGGGGTCCCCGCTCGCCGTATCCACCACGAGTCGTTCGAGATGTGA
- a CDS encoding acetylornithine transaminase, which yields MSNEALTERWQGTLMNNYGTPRLPLVRGEGARLWDADGKEYLDFVGGIAVNALGHAHPAVVNAVSRQIASLGHVSNLFIAEPPVALAERLLQHFGRDGKVYFCNSGAEANEGAFKIGRLTGRPHMVATRGGFHGRTMGALALTGQPGKQKPFLPLPGDVTHVPYGDPQALAAAVTEETALVIIEPIQGENGVVVPPPGYLKAARAITAATGALLVLDEVQTGVGRTGHWFEYQAHEGVLPDVVTLAKGLGGGLPLGATVAFGRAADLLRPGHHGTTFGGNPVACAAGLAVLDTIADEGLLDNVKRQSETLRGGAEALGHPLVAHVRGAGLLLGIVLTEPLAAQVQQAAQDAGILVNAPAPDVVRLMPALNLGDDVVEAFLGALPGILDQAAETAHGDGRSGE from the coding sequence GTGAGCAACGAAGCGCTGACCGAGCGGTGGCAGGGCACCCTCATGAACAACTACGGCACCCCGCGCCTGCCCCTGGTGCGCGGCGAGGGCGCCCGGCTCTGGGACGCCGACGGCAAGGAGTACCTGGACTTCGTCGGCGGCATCGCGGTCAACGCGCTCGGCCACGCCCACCCGGCGGTGGTCAACGCCGTGAGCCGGCAGATCGCCTCCCTCGGCCACGTCTCCAACCTCTTCATCGCCGAGCCGCCCGTGGCCCTCGCCGAACGGCTGCTCCAGCACTTCGGCCGCGACGGCAAGGTCTACTTCTGCAACTCCGGCGCCGAGGCCAACGAGGGCGCCTTCAAGATCGGCCGGCTGACCGGCCGGCCGCACATGGTCGCCACCCGCGGCGGCTTCCACGGCCGCACCATGGGCGCCCTGGCGCTGACCGGCCAGCCCGGCAAGCAGAAACCGTTCCTGCCGCTGCCCGGCGACGTCACGCACGTGCCGTACGGCGACCCGCAGGCGCTGGCCGCCGCGGTCACCGAGGAGACGGCGCTGGTGATCATCGAGCCGATCCAGGGCGAGAACGGCGTCGTCGTCCCGCCCCCCGGCTATCTGAAGGCGGCCCGCGCCATCACCGCCGCCACCGGCGCGCTGCTCGTCCTGGACGAGGTGCAGACCGGCGTCGGCCGGACCGGGCACTGGTTCGAGTACCAGGCCCACGAGGGCGTCCTGCCGGACGTCGTCACCCTCGCCAAGGGCCTCGGCGGCGGACTGCCGCTCGGCGCGACGGTCGCCTTCGGCCGCGCCGCCGACCTGCTCCGGCCCGGCCACCACGGCACCACCTTCGGCGGCAACCCGGTCGCCTGCGCCGCCGGACTCGCCGTCCTCGACACCATCGCCGACGAGGGACTGCTGGACAACGTCAAGCGGCAGAGCGAGACGCTGCGCGGCGGGGCCGAGGCGCTCGGCCACCCGCTCGTCGCCCACGTCCGGGGCGCCGGACTGCTCCTGGGTATCGTGCTCACCGAGCCGCTCGCCGCCCAGGTGCAGCAGGCGGCTCAGGACGCCGGAATCCTGGTGAACGCGCCCGCGCCCGATGTCGTACGGCTGATGCCCGCGCTGAACCTCGGCGACGACGTCGTGGAGGCGTTCCTCGGGGCGCTGCCCGGCATCCTTGACCAGGCCGCCGAGACGGCCCACGGGGACGGACGATCCGGAGAATGA
- a CDS encoding L,D-transpeptidase family protein produces MRPGVVAALVSASLLLLGAAPADGSAPRPLPDRMADTGGGTQLITAVAPGTGSTTGTVTWWDRRGGSRGRWVAAGSAPARFGSGGLAEGATRVQGTNTTPTGLYDLPYAFGIEAAPRGTAYRYRPVHADSWWCQDNASRSYNRWTEPRPADCRATEAEHLITYSAQYAHALVVGFNYDRPVRGRGAGIFLHVDGRGATAGCVSVPKEAMRRILRWAEPGERPHIAIGTSGGATAVTRY; encoded by the coding sequence ATGCGCCCCGGTGTCGTCGCCGCCCTCGTGTCCGCCTCCCTCCTCCTGCTCGGCGCCGCCCCCGCCGACGGGTCGGCTCCCCGGCCGCTGCCGGACCGGATGGCGGACACCGGCGGCGGCACCCAGCTGATCACCGCCGTCGCACCGGGCACCGGCTCGACCACGGGCACCGTCACCTGGTGGGACCGCAGGGGCGGCAGCCGTGGCCGCTGGGTGGCGGCCGGTTCCGCGCCCGCCCGCTTCGGCTCCGGCGGGCTCGCCGAAGGGGCGACGCGCGTCCAGGGCACGAACACCACGCCGACCGGGCTGTACGACCTGCCGTACGCCTTCGGCATCGAGGCAGCGCCGCGCGGCACGGCGTACCGGTACCGCCCGGTCCACGCGGACTCCTGGTGGTGCCAGGACAACGCCTCCCGCTCCTACAACCGCTGGACCGAACCCCGCCCCGCCGACTGCCGCGCCACCGAGGCCGAGCACCTGATCACCTACTCGGCGCAGTACGCGCACGCCCTGGTCGTCGGCTTCAACTACGACCGCCCGGTGCGCGGCCGCGGCGCGGGCATCTTCCTGCACGTCGACGGGCGCGGGGCGACGGCCGGATGCGTGTCGGTGCCGAAGGAGGCGATGCGGCGGATCCTGCGGTGGGCGGAGCCCGGGGAGCGCCCGCACATCGCCATCGGCACCTCGGGCGGGGCGACGGCGGTCACCCGGTACTGA
- a CDS encoding FMN-binding protein has translation MRKSHPVRRAVLAGAATVSGIVLLLSLKPASDPGAASAAGGAAPPVAAQSPQGGRGAGTGTVTGDAASTQYGPVQVRLTVSGGKITRAEAVQAPKGGQSDQVTADAVPKLNKAAVAAGSADVDAVSGATYTSAGYVKSLQSALDKAASAAGSDPGSGAAGEDPGTGAGQGTQVLTGDAAQTQYGPVQVRVTVSGGRITDVEALQAPRGGRSDEVTADAVPKLNRAAVAAGTADIDAVSGATYTSAGYEQSLQSALDRAGG, from the coding sequence ATGAGGAAAAGCCACCCCGTTCGGCGTGCCGTGCTCGCTGGGGCCGCCACCGTGTCCGGGATCGTGCTGCTGCTGTCGCTGAAACCGGCGTCCGACCCGGGCGCCGCCTCCGCAGCCGGCGGCGCGGCACCGCCCGTGGCCGCACAGTCGCCGCAGGGCGGCCGGGGCGCCGGTACCGGCACGGTCACGGGTGACGCGGCCAGCACACAGTACGGTCCCGTGCAGGTCCGGCTCACCGTGAGCGGCGGGAAGATCACCAGGGCCGAGGCCGTACAGGCACCCAAGGGCGGGCAGAGCGACCAGGTCACGGCCGACGCGGTGCCCAAGCTCAACAAGGCGGCCGTCGCGGCCGGGAGCGCCGACGTCGACGCGGTCTCGGGCGCCACCTACACCAGCGCCGGGTACGTGAAGTCCCTTCAGTCGGCCCTCGACAAGGCGGCCTCGGCGGCCGGCTCGGACCCGGGCTCCGGAGCCGCCGGAGAGGACCCGGGCACCGGCGCCGGGCAGGGCACGCAGGTGCTCACCGGTGACGCCGCGCAGACCCAGTACGGGCCCGTGCAGGTCCGGGTGACCGTCAGCGGCGGGAGGATCACCGACGTCGAGGCCCTCCAGGCGCCCAGGGGCGGCCGCAGCGACGAGGTCACCGCGGACGCCGTGCCCAAGCTCAACCGGGCCGCCGTCGCCGCGGGCACCGCCGACATCGACGCCGTGTCCGGCGCCACCTACACCAGCGCCGGGTACGAACAGTCCCTCCAGTCGGCGCTGGACCGGGCCGGTGGCTGA
- a CDS encoding pyridoxamine 5'-phosphate oxidase family protein produces the protein MGKTYERIDGRLRAFIEAQPLFFTATAPLAGDGTVNLSPKGLTGCFAVLDELTVAYLDFAGSNAETIAHLRENGRITLMWCAFQGPPNIVRVHGRGEPVFRDDARFPELLTHFPDIDPAVHGLRAVIVVSAELIRDTCGYAVPLMAYESDRDLHGKRFAREDDASLDAYFTKKEHIASSIDGLPGLPLPLPPSTV, from the coding sequence ATGGGAAAGACTTATGAGCGCATAGACGGCAGACTCCGCGCCTTCATCGAGGCGCAGCCCCTCTTCTTCACCGCCACCGCTCCCCTGGCCGGCGACGGCACGGTCAACCTGTCCCCCAAGGGCCTCACGGGCTGCTTCGCGGTGCTCGACGAACTGACCGTGGCCTACCTCGACTTCGCGGGTTCCAACGCGGAGACCATCGCCCACCTGCGGGAGAACGGGCGGATCACGCTGATGTGGTGCGCCTTCCAGGGCCCGCCGAACATCGTGCGGGTGCACGGCCGCGGCGAGCCGGTCTTCCGCGACGACGCCCGCTTCCCGGAGCTGCTCACGCACTTCCCGGACATCGACCCCGCCGTGCACGGACTGCGCGCCGTGATCGTCGTGAGCGCCGAACTCATCCGGGACACCTGCGGGTACGCCGTCCCCCTCATGGCGTACGAGAGCGACCGGGACCTGCACGGCAAGCGGTTCGCGCGGGAGGACGACGCCTCGCTCGACGCGTACTTCACCAAGAAGGAGCACATCGCCTCCAGCATCGACGGTCTCCCCGGGCTGCCGTTGCCGCTGCCTCCTTCTACCGTCTGA
- a CDS encoding arginine repressor, translating to MSHAQEHEQTAGPALPQTRTARHRRIVDILNRQAVRSQSQLAKLLADDGLTVTQATLSRDLDELNAVKIRNTDGDLIYAVPSEGGFRTPRAPLGESAKEERMRRLSAELLISAEASANLVVLRTPPGAAQFLASAIDQAELHDILGTIAGDDTLMLISREPAGGQALADHLLRLAQNGG from the coding sequence ATGAGCCACGCGCAGGAGCACGAGCAGACGGCAGGGCCCGCCCTGCCGCAGACCCGCACCGCACGCCACCGCCGGATCGTGGACATCCTCAACCGGCAGGCGGTCCGCTCCCAGAGCCAGCTGGCGAAGCTGCTCGCCGACGACGGGCTCACCGTCACCCAGGCGACGCTGTCCCGGGACCTGGACGAGCTGAACGCGGTCAAGATCCGCAACACCGACGGCGACCTCATCTACGCGGTGCCCAGCGAGGGCGGTTTCCGCACCCCGCGGGCGCCGCTCGGGGAGTCGGCCAAGGAGGAGCGGATGCGGCGGCTCTCCGCGGAGCTGCTGATCTCCGCGGAGGCGTCGGCGAACCTCGTGGTGCTGCGCACCCCTCCGGGGGCGGCACAGTTCCTCGCCTCGGCGATCGACCAGGCGGAGCTGCACGACATCCTGGGGACGATCGCGGGGGACGACACACTGATGCTGATCAGCCGGGAGCCGGCGGGCGGGCAGGCCCTGGCGGATCATCTGCTGCGGCTTGCCCAGAACGGGGGCTGA